GCCGACGTCGTGGCCGACGAGCAGTTCGCCGCCCGGGACATGCTCGTCGCCCACCACGACCTGGGCGTCGGTGCCGACGTGCTCGGCCCCGGCATCACCCCGCAGCTGTCCGAGACCCCGGGCACGGTCCGCTGGGCCGGCCCGCCGCGGCCGGGCAGCCACAACACCGAGGTCTACGGCGAGCTGCTCGGGCTCACCGCCGACGACCTCACCGAGCTGGCCGAGCAGGGAGTGGTCTGACGTGGAGCTGCCCAGGAACGTCGACGTCCGCGAGGTGGGGCTGCGCGACGGTCTGCAGATCGAGGCGCCGATCCCGCTGGCGGCCAAGGTCGCGATGCTGGAGGCCCTCGTGGCCACCGGGGTCCAGCGCATCGAGGTCACCTCGTTCGTGTCGCCCAAGGCCGTGCCGGCACTGGCCGACGCCGACGAGCTCGCCGCGCAGCTGCACCGCTTCCCCGGGGTGCACTTCTCCGCGCTGGTGGCCAACCTGCGCGGCGCCCAGCGCGCGGTCGACGCCGGGATCCCGCACCTGGAGTACGTGGTCAGCGCCGCCGACAGCCACTCCCGGGCCAACGCCGGGCGGCCCACCGCGGAGGCCGTCGAGGCGGTCGGCGCGATCGCCGAGGTCTCGCACGGCGCCGGCGGGTCGCTCGAGGTGATCGTGGCGACGGCGTGGGACTGCCCCTTCGACGGACGGACCGATCCGTCCCGGGTGCTGGACGTCGTCCGGTCC
This sequence is a window from Geodermatophilaceae bacterium NBWT11. Protein-coding genes within it:
- a CDS encoding hydroxymethylglutaryl-CoA lyase, encoding MELPRNVDVREVGLRDGLQIEAPIPLAAKVAMLEALVATGVQRIEVTSFVSPKAVPALADADELAAQLHRFPGVHFSALVANLRGAQRAVDAGIPHLEYVVSAADSHSRANAGRPTAEAVEAVGAIAEVSHGAGGSLEVIVATAWDCPFDGRTDPSRVLDVVRSAVAQGADQLCLGDTIGTVTPRRTVDLLDAVRDAAPGLPLGAHFHDTRGTGQANALAAVLAGVTQLDASVGGLGGCPFAPGASGNIATEELVYWLADSGVETGIDLDAVLTAAAVTEDAVGHALPSSLFRAGGTSRPRGEFR